A stretch of Colletotrichum lupini chromosome 2, complete sequence DNA encodes these proteins:
- a CDS encoding PH domain-containing protein: protein MAGWMLGFEKPAAACGLPTTPRPNAPVKGTSNATDKELPSLFVYFFPSAYQSSSPRLNVNSYRPLPLNNTRPHRRITTQRPVHPLVVSHHNRRQERYPITSSSPSIPILRLCPFQSSATHTELPFDYDPNRHLTAHIPESHPRREKSNIHSSRQKSFYRIFPFVRVCLTSDFLSSIDRHYHHVLRLSPPKCACAVTTTSHKMASSEDPVHPLRISKGSSTPGSPPPTKASTGIPRPLSELSPSDLRRNSPSFKQPSKKMTLNTDSSPFQSSPLETTTSPRLFWQKRNLDSISTENSGLYGGARHGSPSPTRRTSIERLQRASRVKNSNILALEQKQEYDPTRVPQIERPLAKHSGPSYDGTTTIINGLRSSDSLNRGIGHQRNNSSRSSIPIFSPTTSPTKGSTPMQINPANPPRSPGKDQGSPIKSSLSRSNFKSSFDPETGTWSADTSFDDRELPSGKSLHRHAKSVTFDAAPPQINEYEMATPDISSIGSNSREGSFDSMDDEDDEDGHYHFGDHDMEGDSFDASLEDTDKTPVVGPDDWRQSAERMEDPFDGSPMPDALPPRIGRTEHTRSDSSTSDHRPLPPLPGMGSPARGSPAFSDSRSSPGLSATAERMVGAHRSLPPPPPAAASKNEIQSIGNGKMTLEERLKLMMLSDDHKSANEQQRERRLRRGAQRDRIQSPASDTETAESSMLSADADEADDTIGDISALEDYELPSRISRESIMRRVNGGANDQGGDYFSSPAPSSSPERPSPERLLPLPLDPDVPIPSTEDSILDDISELSDEGSVIIHRDEASDVDTESITDFYARSDIDENDADSASHYSDGPARQPEVTQVDEDILTPRAASPFQTFDLASEIRPLELKSDKGFSSPEQRAVSPADLPVRELTPETKVEEDIEPTSEPQDEVVEQPQPEPEVEKEPSPEMTVDAPVDTASERKHSLPEFHDEGRDNEFSKGLQSFMLPPPPEPSAEEVEELQPPPKMTEHQAEMQRPVTPKHLSKPDYDGSGWGDPEDEEYEEEPGTPESVIHRPMSDSESEVFDELPMESPAIPERQATIKASGSKLKTRPSNTPSDIIAMREARRQVSREVPDIPAIPERHRNRLSRDLQGEPTIHDDEEFVDRRSSFKKRSLTLDLDFGLSLDQDFDRVIEQQKVAFSQLVPKSRIASGSTSRQVSKPTATTNKIISPDRKESQNANQKNQRGYLMRQNTKVVTASDKESSDMWKTRSAGNSPVKTDRPQSWTVEPWNGRPRQKSIRRRANTSGPVPPMPGQESNAQTLNPLAEEDLNPELATEESGERGRLFVKVLGVKDLDLPIPRSMFHPPKPHLQITDNCLAERTWFSLTLDNGVHCVTTAWLELARNAPVGQEFELVVPNDLEFQLTLNVKLEKPAPAKKVIVQSPTKASKPKTSTFSRVFASPKKRKEMELRQREEEERVAAEQQKAAQARQMKVAPTAWDLLSPLAAEDGSFARSYVCLKEHESRCYGRPYVVDVACFNEWATEEATFASSVKSKRGNTAVVRRAPYKIGKLELQLLFVPRPKGSTEEDMPKSMNSCIRELKAAEERLAKNWEGHLSQQGGDCPYWRRRYFKLVGQKLTAYHEATRQPRATINLANAKRLIDDRRALTERETTGKGGRRRRSAFAEEEEGYMFVEEGFRIRFNNGETIDFYADTAEDKQGWLLALTDLIGTGRGDSEDDVGGSRKQGKWCELILKREEALRRRQEGRRVHSLMGRHGMIYDSLGPGVRDRIIMLSLVRCCDDFDICCLVYLGHNPRAIEFTLGPVKGSHGGAAGRGSFTKVSIRTEGNVQRHELQWAGSSSRRAAAPTSYLITPNPPLLDHQEIAGYVAFPYTALHIVCLFLYRPLTLLPPATRVFQNINHPQWRAALCERRNIVGHVFGKPTRKEFCYDNLHISRNAWDTNLVKANPDYLSVNWDAGGGGAFAVIPLGEKGKVPDQIPLFRGHTATVLDTDWNPFNDRVIASGSEDGKVFLWQVPENFTLYTDADEPADVSPVSKLAGHSRKVGQVQFNPAAENILASASGDFTIKLWDITTGSPTHTLKHNDIVQSLSWNASGSMLVTTSRDKKIRVWDVRAEKPVHEAPGHPGAKNSRAVWMGEHNRFATAGFSRMSERQLALWEPGRSEPIGGFSMLDSISGVIMPFWDDGSNCLYLAGKGDGNIRYYEYENDKFEYLSEYKSAEPQRGIAFVPRRGINVHENEVMRAYKTVNDSYIEPISFTVPRRAETFQSDIFPPATGLKPAVSAKDWLDGKTGIPSKIDLESVYEGTAPKEVASDYKPPVIASAPPPAAKPAPKPAPAPEPTPVARSPPPSMKEQQASMSNMANKFKDDEPAEPEDEDDDSSFEEVQRPAQRAAAPAAAPAPVRAEPAKIPSPIKAASPAQVKSPPAQQSPVKPASANSPASSTHIESSLDQIRQMLEQQTKLIGKQNDKISKLSDEVEGLKRKVNAGGSQDQSERIRQLELELEAARS from the exons ATGGCTGGCTGGATGCTGGGCTTCGAAAAGCCTGCTGCCGCCTGCGGCTTGCCAACAACCCCTCGTCCCAACGCTCCCGTCAAAGGTAC GAGCAACGCCACCGACAAAGAGCTGCCTTCCTTGTTTGTTTACTTCTTCCCCTCCGCGTACCAATCATCGAGTCCCCGCCTCAACGTCAACTCATACCGCCCGCTGCCCTTAAACAACACTCGACCACATCGACGCATCACAACACAACGTCCCGTTCACCCTCTTGTTGTTTCTCACCACAACCGCCGTCAGGAACGCTATCCCATTACCT CTTCATCACCCAGCATCCCCATACTTCGGCTCTGCCCATTCCAGTCATCAGCAACCCATACCGAATTACCCTTCGATTATGACCCGAATCGGCATCTGACAGCACACATCCCCGAGAGCCACCCAAGGAGAGAAAAGTCAAACATTCATTCTAGCAGACAAAAGTCTTTCTACCGCATTTTCCCCTTTGT CAGAGTCTGCTTAACATCGGATTTTCTTTCGAGTATTGATCGCCATTACCACCACGTACTGCGATTGTCCCCCCCCAAATGCGCTTGCGCAGTCACAACAACATCACACAAAATGGCGTCTTCTGAGGATCCC GTACATCCTTTGCGCATTAGCAAAGGCAGCAGCACTCCGGGATCTCCCCCTCCTACCAAGGCCAGCACTGGCATCCCTCGCCCCCTTTCCGAGCTCTCTCCTTCAGACCTCAGGCGGAACTCACCGAGCTTCAAGCAGCCCTCCAAG AAAATGACCCTCAACACCGACTCCTCTCCATTCCAGTCGTCCCCACTAGAGACTACTACGTCTCCCAGACTGTTTTGGCAGAAGCGCAACCTGGACTCCATCAGCACCGAGAACAGCGGATTATACGGTGGCGCACGTCACGGCTCGCCTTCGCCAACCCGACGCACTTCCATCGAACGTCTCCAAAGAGCCTCTCGAGTCAAGAACAGCAACATTCTCGCTCTCGAGCAGAAGCAGGAATACGATCCCACAAGAGTCCCCCAAATTGAGCGTCCTCTCGCTAAGCATTCCGGACCCTCATATGACGGAACGACAACAATCATCAATGGCCTACGATCTTCTGATTCTCTGAACAGAGGCATCGGCCACCAGcgcaacaacagcagcaggTCGAGCATCCCCATCTTCAGCCCGACAACGAGCCCTACCAAGGGTTCTACACCAATGCAAATCAACCCTGCGAACCCGCCGCGCAGCCCGGGCAAGGACCAAGGGTCCCCTATCAAGTCTTCCCTTTCGAGAAGCAACTTCAAGAGCAGCTTCGACCCCGAGACTGGCACCTGGTCGGCCGACACTTCTTTCGACGATCGCGAGCTTCCTTCCGGAAAGTCGCTTCATCGCCACGCCAAGAGCGTCACCTTTGACGCGGCTCCTCCTCAAATCAACGAATATGAGATGGCCACGCCGGACATTTCTTCCATAGGATCCAACTCACGCGAGGGCAGCTTCGACTCCATGGAtgacgaagacgacgaggacggaCACTACCACTTTGGAGATCACGATATGGAGGGTGACAGTTTCGATGCGTCGCTAGAGGATACAGACAAGACTCCCGTCGTCGGTCCTGACGATTGGAGACAGTCTGCTGAGCGTATGGAGGATCCCTTCGATGGAAGCCCCATGCCAGATGCACTTCCACCTCGTATCGGCCGCACAGAACACACTCGATCTGACTCGTCAACTTCGGATCACCGCCCCCTGCCTCCTCTTCCCGGCATGGGCTCACCCGCCCGTGGTTCGCCCGCCTTCAGTGACTCCCGGTCTTCTCCTGGCCTGTCCGCGACAGCAGAGAGAATGGTGGGCGCCCACCGTAGCTTGCCACCGCCCCCACCGGCAGCTGCCAGCAAGAACGAGATCCAGAGCATCGGCAACGGCAAGATGACTCTCGAAGAGAGACTGAAGCTTATGATGCTTTCAGACGACCACAAGTCTGCCAACGAGCAGCAGAGAGAGCGTCGCCTTCGTCGCGGTGCTCAGCGTGATAGAATTCAGAGCCCCGCTTCCGATACTGAGACAGCCGAGTCCAGCATGCTTTCCGCTGATGCAGATGAGGCTGATGATACCATTGGAGATATCTCTGCCCTCGAGGACTACGAGTTGCCTAGCCGTATCTCCCGTGAGTCCATCATGCGTCGCGTCAATGGTGGCGCCAATGACCAAGGAGGTGACTACTTCTCCTCGCCTGCGCCTAGCTCCAGCCCCGAGCGACCCAGCCCTGAGCGTCTTCTGCCCCTGCCCCTTGACCCGGATGTCCCAATTCCTTCCACTGAAGACTCCATCCTGGATGACATCTCCGAGCTTAGCGACGAGGGTAGTGTCATTATCCACAGAGATGAGGCCTCTGATGTCGACACCGAGTCAATCACAGACTTCTACGCGCGGTCTGACATTGACGAGAACGATGCCGATTCCGCTAGCCATTACTCTGACGGACCGGCTCGCCAGCCCGAGGTCACTCAGGTCGACGAGGACATCCTCACACCTCGTGCTGCTAGCCCCTTCCAGACATTTGACTTGGCCTCAGAGATAAGACCCCTGGAGCTCAAGTCCGACAAGGGTTTCAGCTCGCCCGAGCAACGCGCTGTCTCTCCGGCTGACCTCCCAGTCAGGGAGCTGACACCCGAGACAAAGGTTGAAGAGGATATCGAGCCTACAAGCGAGCCTCAGGATGAGGTTGTTGAACAGCCTCAGCCCGAACCCGAGGTCGAGAAGGAGCCGTCGCCAGAGATGACAGTCGATGCACCTGTCGATACTGCCTCTGAGCGCAAGCACAGCCTCCCCGAATTCCACGACGAGGGCAGGGACAACGAGTTCTCCAAGGGCTTGCAGTCGTTCATGCTTCCTCCGCCTCCGGAGCCGTCTGCCGAGGAAGTCGAGGAGCTTCAGCCCCCGCCAAAGATGACGGAGCATCAGGCTGAAATGCAGCGCCCCGTGACCCCGAAGCATCTCTCCAAGCCTGATTACGACGGCTCCGGCTGGGGTGATCCAGAGGATGAAGAGTATGAGGAGGAGCCCGGTACGCCCGAGTCTGTCATTCATCGACCCATGTCCGATTCTGAATCAGAAGTCTTCGACGAGCTGCCCATGGAATCTCCTGCTATTCCGGAGAGGCAGGCGACAATCAAGGCATCTGGATCCAAGTTGAAGACCAGACCTTCCAACACACCCTCTGACATCATTGCCATGAGGGAAGCCCGGCGCCAAGTTAGTCGCGAGGTGCCCGACATTCCAGCCATTCCTGAACGCCACCGCAACAGGCTGTCAAGGGATCTGCAGGGAGAGCCAACTATCCACGACGACGAAGAATTCGTGGACCGCCGCTCGAGCTTCAAGAAGCGCAGTCTCACATTGGATCTTGACTTTGGCCTCAGCCTTGACCAAGATTTTGATCGTGTCATTGAACAACAAAAGGTTGCTTTTTCTCAACTAGTCCCCAAATCTCGCATCGCAAGTGGCAGCACCAGCAGACAAGTGTCCAAGCCGACCGCGACCACGAATAAAATCATTTCACCAGACAGGAAAGAGTCACAGAATGCTAACCAGAAGAACCAGCGCGGATACCTCATGCGCCAGAACACCAAAGTTGTTACAGCGAGCGACAAAGAGTCTTCTGACATGTGGAAGACCCGATCTGCTGGCAACTCCCCCGTTAAGACAGACCGCCCTCAGTCATGGACCGTCGAGCCCTGGAACGGTAGGCCCAGACAGAAGAGCATCAGACGCCGCGCCAACACAAGTGGTCCTGTGCCGCCTATGCCTGGCCAGGAGAGCAATGCTCAAACTCTGAACCCCCTGGCTGAAGAGGACTTGAACCCGGAGCTTGCGACCGAGGAAAGCGGCGAACGTGGACGCCTCTTCGTCAAGGTTCTTGGAGTCAAGGATCTCGACCTGCCCATTCCCCGAAGTATGTTCCACCCTCCCAAGCCTCATCTCCAGATTACTGACAATTGTTTAGCTGAGCGTACCTGGTTCAGCCTGACGCTTGACAATGGTGTCCATTGTGTCACAACCGCCTGGCTTGAGCTTGCTCGCAACGCTCCCGTCGGCCAGGAGTTTGAACTTGTGGTTCCCAACGACCTGGAGTTCCAGCTGACCCTCAACGTGAAGCTGGAGAAGCCCGCGCCTGCCAAGAAGGTGATCGTGCAGTCTCCTACTAAGGCTAGCAAGCCCAAGACGTCTACCTTTAGCAGGGTGTTCGCGTCTCCCAAGAAGCGGAAGGAGATGGAGTTGCGCCAGCGCGAAGAGGAGGAGCGTGTAGCCGCTGAGCAGCAAAAGGCTGCTCAGGCCAGACAGATGAAGGTCGCGCCTACCGCCTGGGACTTATTGTCTCCACTCGCGGCTGAGGATGGCAGCTTTGCTCGTTCGTACGTGTGCCTCAAAGAGCACGAGTCGCGCTGTTACGGTCGCCCCTACGTCGTTGACGTGGCTTGCTTCAACGAGTGGGCGACTGAAGAGGCTACCTTCGCCTCCAGCGTCAAGAGCAAGCGTGGTAATACTGCTGTTGTCCGCCGCGCCCCCTACAAGATTGGAAAGTTGGAGCTACAGTTGCTCTTTGTGCCCCGTCCCAAGGGATCCACCGAGGAGGACATGCCCAAGAGCATGAACTCTTGTATCCGAGAGCTTAAGGCTGCGGAGGAGCGCCTTGCTAAGAACTGGGAAGGTCACCTGAGCCAACAGGGTGGCGACTGCCCT TACTGGCGTCGACGATACTTCAAGCTTGTTGGCCAGAAGCTCACGGCCTACCACGAGGCTACCCGTCAACCCCGAGCTACTATCAACCTGGCTAATGCCAAGAGGCTGATTGACGACCGGCGTGCCCTGACGGAGCGAGAGACGACCGGCAAGGGCGGCAGACGTCGGCGATCAGCCTTcgccgaggaagaagaaggataCATGTTTGTCGAGGAGGGTTTCCGCATCCGCTTCAACAACGGCGAGACCATTGACTTCTACGCCGACACAGCCGAGGACAAGCAGGGCTGGCTGTTGGCTCTGACGGACCTCATTGGTACCGGTCGCGGCGACAGCGAGGACGATGTTGGTGGTTCTCGCAAGCAGGGCAAGTGGTGCGAGCTCATCCTCAAGAGAGAGGAGGCGCTGCGACGGCGGCAAGAGGGCCGACGGGTGCACTCGC TAATGGGGAGGCACGGCATGATCTATGATTCTCTTGGACCTGGAGTTCGTGATCGGATCATCATGTTGTCTTTGGTCCGCTGTTGCGATGACTT TGATATCTGTTGCCTTGTCTACTTGGGTCATAATCCGAGGGCAATTGAGTTCACCCTAGGTCCTG TGAAGGGAAGCCACGGGGGCGCAGCTGGCCGGGGGAGTTTCACCAAGGTATCCATCCGTACCGAAGGTAATGTGCAGCGGCACGAATTGCAG TGGGCTGGCAGCAGTAGCAGGCGGGCGGCAGCACCCACTTC CTATCTTATTACACCGAATCCTCCCCTTTTGGATCACCAAGAGATCGCAGGTTACGTCGCTTTTCCCTACACAGCATTGCATATCGTCTGCCTCTTTCTTTACCGACCCCTTACCCTCCTCCCTCCCGCCACCCGGGTCTTCCAAAACATAAATCATCCTCAATGGCGGGCCGCTTTGTGCGAGCGTCGAAATATCGTGg GACACGTCTTTGGCAAGCCGACCCGGAAGGAGTTCTGCTACGATAATCTTCACATCAGCCGAAATGCCTGGGATACCAACTTGGTGAAG GCCAACCCCGACTACCTCTCCGTCAATTGGGATGCCGGCGGTGGCGGCGCTTTCGCTGTCATCCCCCTTGGCGAGAAGGGAAAGGTGCCCGACCAGATCCCGCTGTTTCGAGGCCATACCGCCACCGTCTTGGATACCGACTG GAACCCCTTCAACGACCGCGTGATTGCTTCTGGATCTGAGGATGGAAAGGTCTTCCTCTGGCAGGTTCCCGAGAACTTCACCCTCTACACCGATGCCGACGAGCCCGCCGATGTCTCTCCCGTCAGCAAGCTCGCTGGCCACTCGAG AAAGGTCGGCCAGGTCCAGTTCAACCCCGCTGCGGAAAACATTCTCGCGTCCGCATCCGGCGACTTTACGATCAAGCTCTGGGACATCACCACCGGCTCGCCCACCCACACCCTGAAGCACAACGACATCGTCCAGAGTCTGTCGTGGAACGCCAGCGGCTCCATGTTGGTCACGACATCTCGCGACAAGAAGATCCGCGTGTGGGATGTGCGCGCCGAGAAGCCGGTCCACGAGGCCCCAGGCCACCCGGGCGCCAAGAACAGCAGAGCTGTCTGGATGGGCGAGCACAACCGTTTCGCCACGGCTGGTTTCTCGCGCATGAGCGAGCGTCAGCTTGCGCTGTGGGAGCCTGGCCGCAGTGAGCCGATTGGAGGTTTCAGCATGCTGGACTCCATCTCTGGTGTCATCATGCCTTTCTGGG ATGACGGATCCAACTGCTTGTATCTTGCTGGCAAGGG CGACGGCAACATCCGATACTACGAGTACGAGAACGACAAGTTCGAATACCTGAGCGAGTACAAGTCCGCCGAGCCCCAAAGAGGCATTGCTTTCGTTCCTCGTCGTGGCATTAAC GTGCACGAGAACGAGGTCATGAGAGCCTACAAGACGGTCAACGATAGCTACATCGAGCCCATCTCTTTCACCGTCCCCCGTAGAGCCGAAACCTTCCAGTCCGATATCTTCCCCCCTGCTACTGGCCTCAAGCCTGCCGTCAGCGCCAAGGATTGGCTCGATGGCAAGACTGGCATTCCCTCCAAGATCGACTTGGAGAGTGTGTACGAGGGTACCGCCCCGAAGGAGGTTGCCTCTGACTACAAGCCTCCCGTGATCGCCTCGGCTCCTCCTCCAGCTGCAAAGCCTGCGCCAAAGCCCGCCCCCGCTCCGGAGCCTACTCCGGTGGCACGCTCACCCCCTCCCTCAATGAAGGAGCAGCAGGCCTCCATGTCCAACATGGCCAACAAGTTCAAGGATGACGAGCCTGCTGAGCCTGAGGATGAGGACGACGACTCAAGCTTTGAGGAGGTACAAAGACCAGCTCAGCGCGCCGCGGCCCCTGCTGCAGCTCCTGCTCCTGTCCGTGCCGAGCCGGCTAAGATTCCCTCGCCTATCAAGGCCGCCTCCCCTGCTCAAGTCAAGTCGCCTCCCGCACAACAGTCCCCTGTCAAGCCCGCATCTGCCAACTCACCTGCATCCTCGACGCACATTGAGTCATCTCTGGATCAGATCAGACAGATGCTTGAGCAGCAGACCAAGCTCATTGGCAAGCAGAACGACAAGATTAGCAAGTTGTCGGACGAAGTCGAGGGGCTGAAGCGCAAGGTGAACGCTGGCGGGTCTCAGGACCAGAGCGAGAGGATCAGACAATTGGAGCTGGAACTTGAGGCCGCGCGGTCTTAG
- a CDS encoding STE like transcription factor encodes MYSQHAAAGMAPQKPETFMLSTEAQQALPHDAQVALQQVDNLKYFLISAPVDWQPDQYIRRFLLPTGEYVSCVLWNNLFHISGTDIVRCLSFRFQAFGRPVKNSKKFEEGIFSDLRNLKSGTDASLEEPKSPFLDFLYKNNCIRTQKKQKVFYWYSVPHDRLFLDALERDLKREKMGQEATTVAVSEPALSFQYDSSQSLYEQLTKAQQANSSSFNAQQVTFSQSQSTSPIMRPMDNMPPPQMIPQSVAPMQDGMESMVPYGAMGMPQQMPPQQMVKREPDFARVQYNQNGVPITQGHQRHASMPAYGLEYSPAPSFVSSQYEDYSNRGISFEPITPPQQALGMAAEPAYIANEETGLYTAIPDHMGGNVNGLNGMIQLPPSNLAGPQFSRAYGSNNVYSVIEGSPTYKQRRRRSSIPPSMSAIAAATAQAQAQAAAQQQQHQQHQQQHRPSDLRRSVSASVGPVAEGDESADNSPPGLAYSSSAMSMVSQQHKEMLDLSRHGTPLSTVEGSPALNPMSLQQQDYSHLQHDDMSGDGSMNGAPRPGMQGPNGVVRRARPATVMELGPYPQKSHSCPIPTCGRLFKRLEHLKRHKRTHDRGENGEAALNFSGEEEEEYSGEDQLGSLEEASPNSENAYVTASLNGVANGSTPPTSNGMAQSFNSLQTLSMPMTISQPAVNASAIM; translated from the exons ATGTACTCACAACATGCCGCCGCGGGCATGGCCCCCCAAAAGCCAGAGACCTTCATGCTGAGCACCGAGGCCCAGCAGGCGTTGCCTCACGACGCCCAGGTCGCTTTGCAACAGGTTGACAACC TGAAATACTTCCTCATTTCTGCTCCTGTTGATTGGCAACCCGATCAGTACATCCGCAGATTTCTCCTTCCCACGGGCGAGTACGTCTCTTGCGTTCTCTGGAACAACCTCTTCCACATCTCCGGAACCGACATCGTCAGATGCCTGTCCTTCAGATTTCAGGCTTTCGGCCGGCCAGTGAAGAACTCCAAGAAGTTCGAGGAGGGCATCTTCTCCGACTTGAGAAACCTGAAGTCGGGAACCGATGCATCGCTCGAGGAGCCCAAGAGCCCCTTCCTCGACTTCCTCTACAAGAACAACTGCATTCGCACACAAAAGAAGCAGAAGGTCTTCTACTGGTACAGCGTACCCCACGACAGGCTCTTCCTCGACGCTCTCGAGCGTGATCTGAAGCGCGAGAAGATGGGTCAGGAGGCCACCACCGTCGCCGTTAGCGAGCCTGCTCTGTCATTCCAGTACGACTCGTCCCAGTCGCTCTATGAGCAGCTCACCAAGGCCCAGCAGGCCAACTCCTCGTCTTTCAACGCCCAGCAGGTCACCTTCTCTCAGTCCCAGTCCACCTCGCCGATCATGAGACCCATGGACAACATGCCGCCCCCGCAAATGATTCCCCAATCTGTTGCTCCTATGCAGGATGGCATGGAGTCGATGGTGCCCTACGGAGCGATGGGCATGCCTCAGCAGATGCCTCCCCAGCAGATGGTCAAGAGGGAACCCGATTTCGCTCGCGTCCAGTACAACCAGAACGGTGTTCCCATCACCCAGGGTCACCAGAGACACGCTTCGATGCCCGCCTACGGCCTCGAGTACTCTCCCGCCCCGTCATTCGTCTCTTCTCAGTATGAGGACTACAGCAACCGCGGAATCTCCTTCGAGCCCATTACACCTCCCCAGCAGGCCTTGGGCATGGCCGCCGAGCCCGCCTACATCGCCAACGAGGAGACCGGCCTGTACACCGCCATCCCCGACCACATGGGCGGCAACGTCAACGGTCTCAACGGCATGATCCAGCTTCCCCCCTCCAACCTCGCCGGCCCTCAGTTCTCGAGAGCCTATGGTTCAAACAACGTCTACTCCGTCATTGAAGGATCCCCCACCTACAAGCAGAGGAGACGGCGTTCATCCATCCCGCCGTCAATGTCAGCCATTGCCGCTGCCACTGCCCAAGCGCAGGCACAGGCTGCCgctcagcaacagcagcaccaACAACACCAACAGCAGCACAGACCCTCGGATCTCCGGCGGTCGGTCTCTGCATCCGTCGGTCCTGTGGCTGAAGGCGACGAATCTGCAGACAACTCCCCGCCCGGCCTTGCCTACAGCAGCTCCGCCATGTCCATGGTAAGCCAGCAGCACAAGGAGATGCTGGACCTGTCCCGGCACGGCACTCCGCTGTCCACTGTCGAGGGCAGCCCCGCTCTCAACCCCATGTCCCTCCAGCAGCAAGACTACTCCCACCTCCAACACGATGATATGTCCGGTGATGGTTCTATGAACGGCGCTCCCCGGCCTGGCATGCAGGGCCCCAACGGTGTCGTTCGCAGAGCCCGCCCCGCGACTGTCATGGAACTTGGTCCCTACCCCCAGAAGTCCCACTCCTGCCCTATTCCCACGTGTGGTCGTCTCTTCAAGAGATTAGAGCACCTCAAGAG ACACAAGCGTACTCATGACCGTGGTGAGAACGGCGAGGCTGCTCTCAACTTCTccggcgaggaggaggaagagtaCTCTGGCGAGGACCAGCTGGGTTCCCTCGAGGAGGCATCGCCCAACTCCGAGAACGCCTACGTCACCGCTTCGCTCAACGGTGTTGCCAACGGCTCGACACCGCCGACATCGAACGGCATGGCGCAATCGTTCAACAGCTTGCAGACGCTCAGCATGCCGATGACCATCAGCCAACCGGCAGTGAACGCGAGCGCCATCATGTGA